One stretch of Amycolatopsis tolypomycina DNA includes these proteins:
- a CDS encoding phosphoribosylaminoimidazolesuccinocarboxamide synthase — translation MKHIHAGKVRDLYELDGGDILLVASDRVSVYDVSLPTPIPDKGKLLNQLSAWWFDRMADVVPNHVVSTTDVPEEFAGRAMRCKPLKMVQVECIARGYLAGLGLREYQRDGKISGVALPPGLVEGDKLPEPIFTPTTKISDTGHDEFMTFEEVMNEIGEDTAKRLRELTLEIYTKGAEHAAAQGVIIADTKLEFGFDADGTLTLGDEVLTSDSSRFWPADEWEPGRAQHAFDKQFVRDWSRTTGWDQTPPGPEIPADIVEQTRQRYTEVYERITGKTWVRG, via the coding sequence ATGAAGCACATCCACGCGGGCAAGGTCCGTGACCTGTACGAACTCGACGGCGGGGACATCCTGCTGGTCGCGTCCGACCGCGTCTCGGTCTACGACGTCTCGCTGCCGACGCCGATCCCGGACAAGGGCAAGCTGCTCAACCAGCTGTCGGCCTGGTGGTTCGACCGGATGGCCGACGTCGTCCCGAACCACGTCGTGTCGACCACGGACGTGCCCGAGGAGTTCGCCGGCCGCGCGATGCGCTGCAAGCCGCTGAAGATGGTCCAGGTCGAGTGCATCGCCCGCGGCTACCTCGCCGGCCTGGGCCTGCGCGAGTACCAGCGCGACGGCAAGATCTCGGGCGTCGCGCTGCCGCCGGGCCTGGTCGAGGGCGACAAGCTGCCGGAGCCGATCTTCACGCCGACGACGAAGATCTCCGACACCGGCCACGACGAGTTCATGACCTTCGAGGAGGTCATGAACGAGATCGGCGAAGACACCGCGAAGCGGCTTCGCGAGCTGACGCTGGAGATCTACACGAAGGGCGCGGAGCACGCGGCCGCCCAGGGCGTCATCATCGCGGACACGAAGCTGGAGTTCGGCTTCGACGCCGACGGCACGCTGACCCTCGGCGACGAGGTCCTGACGTCGGACTCGTCGCGGTTCTGGCCGGCCGACGAGTGGGAGCCGGGCCGTGCGCAGCACGCGTTCGACAAGCAGTTCGTGCGCGACTGGTCGCGGACGACGGGCTGGGACCAGACCCCGCCCGGGCCGGAGATCCCCGCGGACATCGTCGAGCAGACGCGGCAGCGCTACACCGAGGTCTACGAGCGGATCACG